The following proteins come from a genomic window of Salvia hispanica cultivar TCC Black 2014 chromosome 4, UniMelb_Shisp_WGS_1.0, whole genome shotgun sequence:
- the LOC125220810 gene encoding disease resistance protein RGA4-like: protein MGENMTVDAVASVVLLKLRELIKDKSFASNKIIGRRLRQMEQILQDTSWLSLVGAADKEPNAEEIKKLRKEYLSQIYSIEDPIESFALRFTRQRKKLGFLMNHALFLKNFTALEMLDSKLRKYSDEETQGLSSSMKRVKSSPALGNIKETQVNLRRNQSFKVLSRSDASMIRERYGHSKLMYSHSFNGKGLSMVGYQGKVGDLLHRLEYSDDLIIPIVGELGSGKTMLARAVYGSRSIKNKFKSAALVNIFKESTVKNILLALLNQVKKKSEVQDASDEKSLKDSLKEELNGRIYLVVLDGVQSLNQWKDLKTPSLINKMGARSSLPPTISK, encoded by the exons ATGGGTGAGAACATGACTGTGGATGCAGTTGCATCTGTGGTGCTCCTGAAGCTAAGAGAGTTGATAAAGGACAAGTCCTTCGCAAGCAACAAGATCATCGGCCGTCGCCTCAGGCAGATGGAGCAGATCCTCCAGGATACGAGCTGGCTCTCCTTGGTTGGTGCTGCAGATAAGGAACCAAATGCTGAAGAGATCAAGAAACTGAGGAAGGAGTACCTCAGCCAAATCTACTCCATCGAGGACCCCATTGAGTCCTTCGCCCTTCGCTTCACCCGCCAGAGAAAGAAGCTCGGATTCCTCATGAATCATGCTCTCTTTCTCAAAAACTTCACAGCTCTTGAAATGCTCGACTCCAAACTCCGCAAATATTCAGACGAAG AAACTCAAGGCCTGAGCTCAAGCATGAAGCGCGTCAAGAGCAGTCCCGCTTTAGGAAACATAAAAGAAACACAAGTAAATCTACGCAGGAACCAGTCCTTCAAAGTGCTCTCACGCAGTGATGCCTCAATGATCCGAGAGAGGTATGGGCATTCGAAGCTCATGTATAGTCACTCCTTTAATGGGAAAGGACTATCCATGGTCGGATACCAAGGAAAGGTGGGAGATCTCCTGCATAGGCTTGAGTATTCGGATGACCTGATAATCCCAATTGTAGGGGAACTGGGCTCAGGCAAGACGATGCTGGCTCGTGCTGTCTATGGAAGCAGAAGCATCAAGAACAAGTTCAAGTCTGCTGCTTTGGTGAACATTTTCAAGGAATCTACGGTGAAGAACATCCTGCTCGCCTTGCTGAACCAGGTGAAGAAAAAATCGGAAGTGCAAGATGCGAGCGATGAGAAGTCCCTCAAAGACAGTCTCAAGGAGGAACTAAATGGTCGGATATACTTGGTCGTGCTGGATGGAGTTCAGTCATTGAATCAATGGAAAGACTTGAAGACGCCTTCCCTGATCAACAAAATGGGAGCAAGATCATCCTTACCACCCACGATAAGCAAGTAG
- the LOC125220811 gene encoding disease resistance protein RPM1-like produces MRRLVEYADARNGPLEPCQTRHVRSYISFNPQKKDTPAKYVNSLVSKMGKGLGLLRVLDLEGVYNPNLPDNLGDLFHLRYLGLRWTFLDKLPKSVGELPYLQTLDLKHTRIDKIPTTIWKLKNLQHLNLDEVHLDKDAPLRCRESLPDLLTLWGLSVSHESPIKNGLSKMKHLRELGITFQDRGQGQSTEALVKWISDLKDLQSLRLRSKDDCGKPSRS; encoded by the coding sequence ATGAGGAGACTTGTTGAATATGCTGATGCTAGGAATGGTCCACTTGAGCCTTGTCAAACTCGACATGTCAGGTCTTATATATCTTTCAACCCACAGAAAAAGGATACTCCAGCAAAGTATGTAAACTCTCTTGTTAGCAAAATGGGAAAAGGGCTCGGCTTGCTGAGGGTTCTTGATTTGGAGGGAGTCTACAATCCTAACTTGCCCGACAACCTAGGCGACTTGTTCCATTTGAGGTATTTGGGATTGAGATGGACTTTCTTGGACAAGCTTCCTAAATCAGTTGGTGAACTCCCTTATCTCCAAACGTTAGACTTGAAGCATACACGTATAGACAAGATCCCGACCACCATTTGGAAACTGAAGAATCTCCAGCATCTCAATCTTGATGAAGTCCATCTAGACAAGGATGCGCCTCTGCGTTGCCGAGAATCATTGCCTGATCTCCTGACACTTTGGGGATTATCAGTCAGCCACGAGAGCCCGATCAAAAATGGTTTGAGCAAGATGAAACACCTGAGAGAATTAGGCATTACTTTCCAAGACAGAGGTCAAGGCCAATCTACAGAAGCTTTGGTGAAGTGGATTTCTGATCTGAAGGATCTTCAATCATTGAGGTTGCGATCCAAAGATGATTGTGGGAAACCTTCGAGATCTTAG